CCGAGTTACAGGCAGCGATGATGGTGGCGCGTGGAAACATTCTCGCTTTTGCCGAAGCGCAGTTACCGAAGGAGTGGAGCTTCGCGCCAGCAGATGGTGTGAAGACTGGACAGATTGTGCGCCCGCTTGGGAGCGTAGGCTGTTATGTGCCAGGAGGTCGGTATCCGTTACCTTCGACATTGTTGATGACAGTCACGCCAGCGCAGGTTGCAGGGGTGGAGCGCATTGTTGTGTGCTCACCGAAGCCGGCGCGTGAGACACTGGCAGCCGCGTGGCTGGCCGGCGTAACCGAATTCTACCGCGTGGGCGGAGCGCAGGCGATTGCCGCGATGGCCTATGGCACACCAACCATTGCGCGCGTGGACAAGATTGTCGGACCGGGAAACCTCTTTGTTACGGCAGCAAAGGTTATCGTCTCCAGCGAATGCGGCATCGACATGCCTGCTGGGCCGACTGAGATTGTCGTCACGAGTGAGAAAGGTTCAGCAGAAGGAATCGCCGCGGACCTTGCGGCACAAGCAGAGCACGATCCGGAAGCGCTTGCCGTGCTAATTACGAGCAATGAGGCCCTAGCACGTGCGGTTGCGACTGAAGTCAAAATACAATCCAAGAACAATGCGATTGCAAAAAAGTCGCTTGCTGCGCAGGGTGTAATCTTCATTACCAAAACCGCTGCAGCGGCGCAGGATCTAACTAACCGTCTGGCTCCAGAACACCTCACCGTGGACTCGCCTGCTGATCTCAAGTGGATTCGCAATGCAGGCAGTGTGTTTGTGGGCGACTATGCTCCGCAGTCGATGGGCGACTACGTCTCTGGCCCAAATCATGTTCTGCCCACTGGCCGCTTTGGTCGTATTCGTGGTGGCTTGAGCGTGACGGATTTCGTGAAAGTTATTACGGTGCAGGAGTACACGCGCAAAGGACTCGGAAAAGTTGGCCCGCACGCGATTACGCTTGCAGAAGCCGAAGGGCTGACTGCCCACGCTGCAAGCGTTCGAGTGAGGATGCGATGAGTGTAACGGATACTGTTACAAATAAGAGCAGAGTGAAAGTGCGCCGACTGGTCGAAGAGATGCCAGAGTATCATCCTCCTCTCGCCGAGCGCACCGCGCTACGGCTGGATTTCAACGAAAACACCCTGGCTCCTTCTCCACGCGTCATGGAAAGGCTCAGTCAGATTACAGCCGAGGGGCTCACGAAGTATCCCGAGCGCGAGGGCGTGGAGAAGGTTGTTGCTGCGCACTTCGGGTTGGGCGAGGGCAAAGTGCTCCTGGCCAACGGCGTGGACGAGGCAATCCATCTAGTGTGCTGCACTTTTCTGGAACCTGAAGACGAGGCGATCATCTGCACACCGTCGTTCTTTATGTATGACGTGAGCATACAAATGATGACGTCGCACCTGAAGAGAGTCCAGGCGGACGCGACGCTAGAGTTCCCATTTGGGCGTTTCATGGAAGCAATTACGGAGCGCACGAAGCTCATCATCATTGCCTCGCCAAACAATCCGACGGGCGCGACCGTGAGCAGGGAGCATTTGCTGGCAATTGCCAGAGCTGCGCCGAAGGCTGTGCTGATGGTGGATGAAGCGTACTACCACTTTCACGGTGAATCGGTCATGCAGGACCTGGCCAGCGTGCCGAACCTGATCGTGGCGCGAACGTTCTCGAAGGCTTACGGCCTCGCGAACCTGCGCATCGGGATGCTCGCCGGCAATGCGGAGTTGGTGAAGTATCTGCGCAAAGTAAGCTCGCCTTACAACGTGAATGGCGTTGCGCTCGATTGCCTGCCTGTGGCTCTTGCGGATGAAGAGTATCTGAGTTGGTATGTCGAACAAGTTCGTGTCGGGCGTGAGCGCATGATGGACAGCCTTCGCCAGCTTGGCGTGCCGTTCTTTCCCAGCGCGGCAAACTTTGTGCTCATGAATATTGGCCCGAAACATAAAGAGCTGGTCACAGCGATGCGTGCACATGGTGTGCTACTGCGCGACCGCTCCGCCGATCCAGGCTGCGATGGATATGTCCGCATCACCATTGGCATTGAGGAGCATGTGACACGCGGCCTTGAGGCGTTAAAGACTTGCCTGAAGGAGATTGGCTGGAGCAAGGAGCAAATCAGCAGGCCGTCTGGCTCAGCGAGCAGCGGCATAAGGGAGTTCGAGTAATGGCGAAGAACGTAAGAACCGCAACAATCAAGCGCAACACAACTGAGACGCAGATCGCGCTAAAACTCACCATCGACGGTCAGGGCGCCTACAAAGTCTCGACTGGCATTCGCTTCTTCGATCACATGCTGGAGCTCTTCACACGACATGGCGGGTTTGATCTGACGCTCGCTTGCAAGGGCGACCTCGACGTTGACCAGCACCACACGGTTGAGGACGTTGGCATCGCTCTGGGCGAAGCTTTTAACAAAGCTCTGGGCGACAAGAAAGGCATCATGCGCGCTGGCTACTTTGTGATGGCGATGGATGAGACACTCGCCGTTGCTGCCGTGGACCTCAGCGGGCGCGTCGCTTATGTCGTCGATGACAAGGTAAAGGTACGGCTCGTAGGCGATTTTCAGAGCGAGTTGCTTGCCGACTTCTTCGACGGCTTCGCTCGTGGAGCGAAGGCGAATGTGCACGTGAAAACAATGTATGGCCGCTCGAATCATCACAAGATCGAGGCAATCTTCAAGGCATTCGCGAGGGCGTTGCGCGGAGCCTGCTCACGCGATGAACGGATGCGCGAGATGCTGCCGAGCACGAAGGGGTTACTGTGAGCCTTCCTCTCGATTTGCGAAGGAAGCTAGCTTGGACTAGTTTTTGCGTGCTACTCGTTGACCTCATATTCCTTATTGCTTGGCAATATATTCGCGTTTCTGATATCTGTCGGCAGCGGTCTCTCGGGTTATGGTGCGGTTTACTTCTTGCTCTTGTTGCTCTCACTTTGTCCCTGTTTGGCAATGGCTGGAAGCGCCTCGCATTCGCAACTGGAGCCGTGATCTCTTCGTATCTTTGGATCAGTTGGATGTTGTGGATGGTGCAGACATGTTAGCCGTCATTGACTACAAAGCGGGGAACCTGACTAGCGTGCTCAAGGCGCTCAATTATCTTGGCGCGGAGACTCATGTTACGCAGTCGCCTGACGAGGTGCGTAAGGCGAGCAAGATTGTGCTTCCTGGCGTTGGGCATTTTCAGGCTACGCAGCTTTTGCATGATCTCGGCTTGACTGAGGCTGTGCGCGAGAGTGTGGCTCGTGGTGCGTGGTTTCTCGGGATTTGTGTTGGGTTGCAGTGGTTGTTTGAAGGTTCGACGGAGGCTCCGGGTACGGCTGGTCTTGGGCATTTTGCTGGCGCGTGCGAGCACTTCCCTACTCTCTACGACGGCGCGGAGTTGAAGTCACCTCACGTCGGCTGGAACTCGCTCGAAGACGTGCGTGC
This is a stretch of genomic DNA from Edaphobacter acidisoli. It encodes these proteins:
- the hisD gene encoding histidinol dehydrogenase translates to MKLVKTFGRSTMAAAKLIETLEQRGAVNTARVESVVRRILVNVRKHGDKAVLKYAAEFDGLKGQELQVSRAEMHAAWEDTSPELQAAMMVARGNILAFAEAQLPKEWSFAPADGVKTGQIVRPLGSVGCYVPGGRYPLPSTLLMTVTPAQVAGVERIVVCSPKPARETLAAAWLAGVTEFYRVGGAQAIAAMAYGTPTIARVDKIVGPGNLFVTAAKVIVSSECGIDMPAGPTEIVVTSEKGSAEGIAADLAAQAEHDPEALAVLITSNEALARAVATEVKIQSKNNAIAKKSLAAQGVIFITKTAAAAQDLTNRLAPEHLTVDSPADLKWIRNAGSVFVGDYAPQSMGDYVSGPNHVLPTGRFGRIRGGLSVTDFVKVITVQEYTRKGLGKVGPHAITLAEAEGLTAHAASVRVRMR
- the hisC gene encoding histidinol-phosphate transaminase; this translates as MKVRRLVEEMPEYHPPLAERTALRLDFNENTLAPSPRVMERLSQITAEGLTKYPEREGVEKVVAAHFGLGEGKVLLANGVDEAIHLVCCTFLEPEDEAIICTPSFFMYDVSIQMMTSHLKRVQADATLEFPFGRFMEAITERTKLIIIASPNNPTGATVSREHLLAIARAAPKAVLMVDEAYYHFHGESVMQDLASVPNLIVARTFSKAYGLANLRIGMLAGNAELVKYLRKVSSPYNVNGVALDCLPVALADEEYLSWYVEQVRVGRERMMDSLRQLGVPFFPSAANFVLMNIGPKHKELVTAMRAHGVLLRDRSADPGCDGYVRITIGIEEHVTRGLEALKTCLKEIGWSKEQISRPSGSASSGIREFE
- the hisB gene encoding imidazoleglycerol-phosphate dehydratase HisB — protein: MAKNVRTATIKRNTTETQIALKLTIDGQGAYKVSTGIRFFDHMLELFTRHGGFDLTLACKGDLDVDQHHTVEDVGIALGEAFNKALGDKKGIMRAGYFVMAMDETLAVAAVDLSGRVAYVVDDKVKVRLVGDFQSELLADFFDGFARGAKANVHVKTMYGRSNHHKIEAIFKAFARALRGACSRDERMREMLPSTKGLL
- the hisH gene encoding imidazole glycerol phosphate synthase subunit HisH, translated to MLAVIDYKAGNLTSVLKALNYLGAETHVTQSPDEVRKASKIVLPGVGHFQATQLLHDLGLTEAVRESVARGAWFLGICVGLQWLFEGSTEAPGTAGLGHFAGACEHFPTLYDGAELKSPHVGWNSLEDVRADSKLLRGVKDGGFVYYTHSWRAPLVEGTAAVTNYGGAFTGVVERDNVMGVQFHPEKSSAVGLQVLKNFVEL